In one Primulina huaijiensis isolate GDHJ02 unplaced genomic scaffold, ASM1229523v2 scaffold37307, whole genome shotgun sequence genomic region, the following are encoded:
- the LOC140968621 gene encoding TOM1-like protein 2 yields MEKLDLSKLKLASSSLGERLKTSGAQMGRTISSKMKEILQTPTPESKIVDEATAESMEEPNWGLNLRICAMISRDEYDGAEIVRAVKKKLVPGKNPASQILSLDLLETCTSNCEKVFSEVASEKVLEDMVKLIEDHRTEHGCRVRAMQLIRAWGESEDLMYLPVFHQTYMYLKSRVIPPTAHGESLPSNQHNLESYLDPQPLMPHERYPVPPTALENEEDATFMHYGFQTIEENKEFLVVTRNSLDILSSILNSETGPKPIKDELTVSMLEKCKQSLPVVQRIIETTSDDEVMLFDALNLLEELQLVISRYNEMTAAFESGHQMNQGEEEPARDYISNETTVPIQRESDGKTETPVNISTNIAKSGKPSCPEESVDKMS; encoded by the exons ATGGAGAAACTCGACTTATCGAAACTGAAGTTAGCATCTTCTTCCCTAGGAGAGCGGTTGAAGACGAGCGGCGCCCAGATGGGTCGCACAATCAGCTCAAAAATGAAGGAAATCCTCCAGACCCCAACCCCGGAATCCAAGATCGTCGACGAGGCCACCGCTGAATCCATGGAGGAGCCCAACTGGGGCCTAAACCTCCGTATCTGCGCCATGATCTCCCGTGATGAGTACGACGGGGCGGAGATCGTCAGGGCTGTAAAGAAGAAGCTGGTACCGGGAAAGAATCCGGCGAGCCAGATACTGAGCCTTGATTTACTGGAGACGTGTACTTCCAATTGTGAGAAGGTGTTCTCCGAGGTGGCTTCGGAGAAGGTGTTGGAGGATATGGTGAAGCTGATCGAGGACCATAGGACGGAGCATGGGTGCAGGGTGAGGGCGATGCAGCTGATACGGGCTTGGGGAGAGTCCGAGGATCTCATGTACTTGCCTGTTTTTCATCAGACTTACATG TATTTGAAGTCGAGGGTGATTCCTCCAACTGCACATGGAGAAAGTTTACCTTCTAATCAACACAACCTGGAATCTTATCTTGATCCGCAGCCACTAATGCCTCATGAAAGATACCCTGTTCCCCCCACTGCCTTAGAAAATGAAGAAGATGCCACTTTCATGCATTATGGCTTCCAGACCATCGAAGAGAATAAAGAGTTTCTTGTTGTGACTCGAAATAGTCTTGATATTCTGTCCAGCATATTGAATTCTGAAACTGGACCAAAGCCAATCAAG GATGAGCTAACAGTGAGCATGCTAGAGAAGTGCAAGCAATCTCTACCTGTTGTACAGAGAATAATTGAAACCACATCTGATGATGAGGTCATGCTTTTCGATGCTCTTAATCTCCTCGAGGAACTTCAACTGGTCATATCCAGATACAATGAAATGACAGCTGCCTTCGAATCAGGACATCAAATGAATCAAGGGGAAGAAGAACCAGCTCGTGACTACATCTCAAATGAAACTACTGTACCAATTCAAAGAGAAAGTGACGGCAAAACTGAAACTCCGGTTAACATATCGACAAATATCGCGAAATCAGGAAAACCAAGTTGCCCAGAAGAGAGTGTTGATAAGATGAGCTAA
- the LOC140968618 gene encoding LOW QUALITY PROTEIN: rho-N domain-containing protein 1, chloroplastic-like (The sequence of the model RefSeq protein was modified relative to this genomic sequence to represent the inferred CDS: inserted 2 bases in 2 codons): MFFRASLRDLFVMAFFCVSPDSRCLRCSGVTGKTSSNSSHGGIKLVSDVKLXSLRHASRRTAFLCNASPSNYRTNSDYSRQNRHGYSHNVKRHGAEKDGFEDLEESETYSSKMDPCFPXSGSQKFQATGPREKEILELFRKVQAKLRERTSMKEEKKVEDPDQGKDKENGTVDSLLKLLRKHSVQREKKNIDSASNRGFILDKPEPITPSMQERNSNSLESSSRVKRREIQEGQGSHLSRPKSNFPRRSPVPTVKFHPVYSHNSVNHVSQDNLDDTTTKAVETDSESYVDPRKVCMMR, from the exons ATGTTTTTCCGGGCATCTCTGCGTGATTTGTTTGTAATGGCGTTCTTCTGCGTGTCACCTGATAGCAGATGTCTTCGTTGCTCAGGTGTTACTGGAAAAACATCATCTAACTCTTCTCACGGTGGCATCAAGCTCGTTTCTGATGTGAAAC CATCTTTGAGACATGCTTCTAGGCGAACGGCTTTTCTGTGTAATGCAAGTCCGAGCAACTATAGGACGAACTCGGATTACTCGAGGCAAAACAGGCATGGCTACTCCCACAACGTAAAGAGGCACGGTGCAGAAAAGGATGGTTTTGAAGATCTTGAAGAATCAGAAACATACTCTTCGAAAATGGATCCTTGCTTTC CATCGGGAAGCCAAAAATTTCAGGCAACTGGTCCTAGAGAAAAGGAAATTCTTGAACTATTCCGAAAGGTGCAGGCTAAGCTTCGTGAAAGAACATCAATGAAGGAAGAAAAGAAAGTGGAGGATCCTGATCAGGGAAAAGACAAAGAAAATGGAACTGTTGATTCTCTTCTCAAGCTTCTAAGGAAACACTCAGTTCAGCGAGAGAAGAAGAACATTGACAGTGCCAGTAACAGGGGATTCATTCTGGACAAGCCTGAACCAATTACGCCATCGATGCAAGAGAGGAACTCGAATAGTTTGGAGTCTAGCAGCAGAGTGAAGAGGCGTGAAATACAAGAAGGCCAAGGTTCACATCTCAGCAGGCCGAAATCAAACTTCCCAAGACGATCTCCCGTCCCGACAGTCAAATTCCATCCTGTTTACTCTCACAACTCGGTTAATCATGTCTCACAAGATAATCTGGATGATACAACAACAAAAGCGGTTGAAACTGATTCTGAATCTTACGTGGACCCGAGGAAAGTGTGTATGATGAGATAA